The nucleotide sequence CCGCCGGCGCCGGCGCCCCCGCCGAAAAACCCCTGGATCGAGTCGGCGATGCCGTCGATCTTCGCCATGGCGTCGTCGAAGGAGACCGGGGTCTTGCCGGGCAGGACAGCGTCCGCGGGCAGGAGCGCAGCGCCCTCGGCCCCCAGCCGCAGCTCGATGAACTTGTCGCCGAGCAGCCCCTGATTGGCGATCACGGCATAGCTCCCTTCGACGAAAGCGATCGGCTGGTCGAGGAGCAGCGAGACGCGCGCCCTCCGGCCCTCGAGCCGGATCCCGTCCACCCGACCGACCCGGACGCCGGCGAGGCGCACGGCGGCCTTGTCGTCCAGGCCGACGATCGAGTCGAAGACGGCATCGACGCGGGTGCCCTTGGGTCCCCACAGCCGCCAGTCTTCGACGCGCAGGATCAGCCAGCCCAGGAGCACCAGGCAGGCGGTCATGAAGATTCCGACTTTGACGACCTGCGACGTGTTCGTCATCGCGTGCTCCTCGGGTCAGGCCCGGTCCACGATCTCATCGGTCAGCGGCCCGGTGGCCAGTCCTTGAATGAACTGCTGCACCCGCGGATCGGGCGAGGCCCGGAACTCGGCGGGCGGCGCGTAGGCGATGATCTTCCCCCGGTGGAGCATCGCGATCCGCTCGGCGATCCGGAAGGCGCTGTCCATGTCGTGGGTGATCGAGACCGCGGTCGAGCCGAGCTTCTGCTGGAGCTCCAGGATGAGCTCATCGATCACCGCCTTCATCACGGGGTCGAGGCCGGTCGTCGGCTCGTCGAAGAGGAGAATCTTCGGCTCGAGGGCGATGGCCCTCGCGAAGCCGACGCGTCGCCGCATGCCGCCCGAGAGCTCGGCCGGCATCTTGGCTTCTGCCCCCTCCAGGTGGACCATCTCGAGGCATTCGGCGACCCGCGCGGCGATCTCGTCCTTGGGGCGCTTCGCCCGGCGCAGCGCGAAAGCGACGTTCTCGAAGACCGTCATGGAGTCGAAGAGCGCGCCCTCCTGGAACGACATGCCGAAGCGCCGCCGGAAGCCGGTGATCTCGCGCTCGCCGAGCGTTTCGATGTCGACACCGTCGACGACCACCCGCCCCGAGTCCGGACGCAGCAG is from Thermoanaerobaculia bacterium and encodes:
- a CDS encoding ABC transporter ATP-binding protein, coding for MATQGGLPPVKIDLQRISKAFGEKTVLDGLDIAIYEGESVVILGGSGSGKSVLLKHMIGLLRPDSGRVVVDGVDIETLGEREITGFRRRFGMSFQEGALFDSMTVFENVAFALRRAKRPKDEIAARVAECLEMVHLEGAEAKMPAELSGGMRRRVGFARAIALEPKILLFDEPTTGLDPVMKAVIDELILELQQKLGSTAVSITHDMDSAFRIAERIAMLHRGKIIAYAPPAEFRASPDPRVQQFIQGLATGPLTDEIVDRA